In a single window of the Micromonospora inositola genome:
- a CDS encoding SCO6745 family protein has translation MELNMVRQMWQLTEPVHALLYYAPELTEEATALGLPTDERWPSYFAWRTAPLGAAGPKLVDATYYSFSPAMVRKYVPQIWSVADPAKVLDARLSGVDRALRALLGDAVDGPELAEAAALARRAAEAADVAGRPLAAANAELPWPEAPHLMLWQALTVLREHRGDGHVAALLTAGLDPTEALVSFAAICAAPVEVFASRGWTDEEWAAARDRLATRGLVDAAGVATEEGRRVRDEVERRTDELAAGPWRALGPAVGRLAQLVVPVMQAVVGSGLLPSQSTLGIHRGR, from the coding sequence ATGGAACTGAACATGGTCCGGCAGATGTGGCAGCTCACCGAGCCGGTGCACGCGCTGCTGTACTACGCGCCCGAGCTGACCGAGGAGGCCACGGCCCTCGGACTGCCGACGGACGAGCGCTGGCCGAGCTACTTCGCCTGGCGCACCGCCCCGCTGGGAGCCGCCGGCCCGAAGCTGGTCGACGCCACGTACTACAGCTTCAGCCCGGCGATGGTCCGGAAGTACGTACCGCAGATCTGGTCGGTGGCCGACCCGGCCAAGGTCCTCGACGCCCGGCTGTCCGGAGTGGACCGGGCCCTGCGCGCGCTGCTCGGCGACGCGGTCGACGGTCCGGAGCTGGCCGAGGCGGCCGCACTGGCCCGCCGGGCCGCCGAGGCGGCCGACGTGGCGGGCCGGCCGCTCGCCGCCGCCAACGCCGAACTGCCCTGGCCGGAGGCGCCGCACCTGATGCTCTGGCAGGCGCTCACCGTGCTGCGCGAGCACCGCGGCGACGGGCACGTCGCGGCGCTGCTCACCGCCGGTCTCGACCCGACCGAGGCGCTGGTGTCCTTCGCCGCGATCTGCGCCGCGCCGGTCGAGGTCTTCGCCAGCCGTGGCTGGACGGACGAGGAGTGGGCCGCCGCCCGGGATCGACTCGCCACCCGCGGCCTGGTGGATGCCGCCGGCGTGGCGACCGAGGAGGGGCGCCGGGTCCGGGACGAGGTGGAGCGGCGTACCGACGAGCTGGCCGCCGGACCGTGGCGGGCGCTCGGTCCGGCCGTCGGCCGGCTCGCCCAGCTGGTGGTGCCCGTCATGCAGGCCGTGGTCGGGTCCGGCCTGCTGCCCTCGCAGAGCACCCTGGGGATCCATCGCGGACGGTGA
- a CDS encoding nucleoside/nucleotide kinase family protein: MDLLTRLGDAVTELARHRPRVLVGIDGPDASGKTTLADRLGKALSVPALRVSVDDFHQPAELRRRRGALSPEGYYRDAFDHDALITDCLLPFRAGSERIRVGRHDLHTDEPRDVTLPAPPVAALVVDGVFLLRPELRDHWDLAVHLRITPEESLRRARLRDVDLFGSVSEVERRYLARYLPGQALYQREADPESRAHVVVDNEHPGSPAVERWEVAERPAPALGDRG, from the coding sequence ATGGACCTGCTGACCCGGCTCGGCGATGCCGTGACAGAGCTGGCTCGACACCGGCCGCGGGTGCTGGTGGGGATTGACGGGCCGGACGCGTCCGGCAAGACGACACTGGCCGACCGGCTCGGCAAAGCCCTGAGCGTGCCCGCGCTCCGCGTCTCGGTCGACGACTTCCACCAGCCGGCCGAGCTGCGGCGCCGGCGGGGCGCGCTGTCGCCGGAGGGCTACTACCGGGACGCCTTCGACCATGACGCGCTGATCACCGACTGCCTGCTCCCCTTCCGCGCCGGGTCGGAGCGGATCCGGGTCGGCCGGCACGACCTCCACACCGACGAGCCGCGGGACGTCACCCTGCCGGCGCCGCCGGTCGCGGCGCTAGTCGTCGACGGGGTGTTCCTGCTCCGACCGGAGCTGCGCGACCACTGGGACCTGGCGGTCCATCTGCGGATCACCCCCGAGGAGAGCCTGCGCCGGGCCCGGCTGCGGGACGTCGACCTGTTCGGCTCGGTGTCCGAGGTGGAGCGGCGCTACCTGGCCCGCTACCTACCGGGCCAGGCGCTCTACCAGCGGGAAGCCGACCCGGAGTCCCGGGCCCACGTCGTCGTCGACAACGAGCACCCGGGGTCACCGGCCGTCGAGCGGTGGGAGGTCGCGGAAAGGCCGGCTCCAGCCCTTGGCGATCGGGGGTGA
- a CDS encoding GAF domain-containing protein: MADPWLALEFGADPAERIAQVGAAHAAFLTAGTDPGRVRDVVAESWRRSAGALLDPEATAPVDLTDDALESYRAAHPLARVLPLFRDLLGGIAQDGAHLMAVCDAYGRLLWVEGHPGVLRHAERMNFIPGARWDEAHAGTNAPGTALAVDHSVQIFATEHFVRPVQRWTCAAAPIHDPATGRLLGAVDITGGDHLANPQSLALVRATARAAEAFLAQPLDPDVVTVSALGRDEAELRVGGRRIRLGRRHSELLVLLLDHPEGRTGEQLGLDLYGDDRLHPVTLRAELSRLRRALGPELLDSRPYRLRGTVRADFRTVTDLLERGDAAGALGAYGGPLLPGSDAPGVTRLRRLIDGQLRAAVLATANPAQLAAWTATAAGADDLTAWQALARALPPGAPRRPLAVARANQLSLEYDLPRATLLQRPRN, from the coding sequence ATGGCTGACCCGTGGCTCGCCCTGGAATTCGGTGCCGATCCGGCTGAGCGGATCGCGCAGGTCGGCGCCGCCCACGCGGCGTTCCTCACCGCCGGCACCGATCCGGGCAGGGTGCGGGACGTGGTGGCCGAGTCGTGGCGGCGGTCGGCCGGAGCGCTGCTCGACCCGGAGGCCACCGCGCCGGTCGACCTCACCGACGACGCGTTGGAGAGCTACCGCGCCGCGCATCCCCTGGCCCGGGTGCTGCCGCTCTTCCGCGACCTGCTCGGCGGGATCGCCCAGGACGGCGCGCACCTGATGGCGGTCTGCGACGCGTACGGGCGGCTGCTCTGGGTGGAGGGACATCCGGGGGTGCTCCGGCACGCCGAGCGGATGAACTTCATCCCCGGCGCCCGCTGGGACGAGGCACACGCCGGCACCAACGCCCCCGGCACCGCCCTCGCCGTCGACCACAGCGTGCAGATCTTCGCCACCGAGCACTTCGTCCGGCCGGTGCAGCGCTGGACCTGCGCGGCCGCCCCCATCCACGACCCGGCCACCGGACGGCTGCTCGGCGCCGTCGACATCACCGGCGGCGACCACCTGGCCAACCCGCAGAGCCTCGCCCTGGTCCGGGCGACCGCCCGGGCCGCCGAGGCGTTCCTCGCCCAGCCCCTCGACCCGGACGTGGTCACCGTCAGCGCGCTCGGCCGCGACGAGGCGGAGCTGCGCGTCGGCGGTCGCCGGATCCGGCTCGGCCGCCGGCACAGCGAACTGCTGGTGCTGCTCCTCGACCACCCCGAGGGGCGGACCGGCGAGCAGCTGGGCCTCGACCTGTACGGCGACGACCGGCTGCATCCGGTCACCCTGCGCGCCGAACTGTCCCGGCTGCGCCGGGCGCTCGGCCCGGAGCTGCTCGACTCCCGGCCGTACCGGCTGCGCGGGACCGTGCGCGCCGACTTCCGTACCGTCACGGACCTGCTGGAACGCGGTGACGCGGCGGGAGCGCTCGGGGCGTACGGCGGGCCGTTGCTGCCCGGGTCGGACGCGCCGGGAGTGACGCGACTGCGCCGGCTCATCGACGGGCAGCTCCGCGCGGCCGTGCTGGCGACCGCGAACCCGGCGCAGCTCGCGGCCTGGACCGCGACGGCCGCCGGGGCCGACGACCTCACCGCCTGGCAGGCCCTGGCGCGGGCGTTGCCGCCGGGCGCGCCGCGCCGGCCCCTCGCGGTGGCGCGCGCCAACCAACTCTCCCTGGAGTACGACCTGCCGCGCGCAACGTTGCTGCAACGTCCCCGAAACTAA
- the adh gene encoding aldehyde dehydrogenase has product MARYDAPTHWQSRYDHFIGGEYVKPHGGQYFENPTPVTGQTFCEVARGTAEDVEKALDAAHGAADAWGRTSIAERSLILNKIADRMQDNLESLAVAETWENGKPVRETLAADIPLAIDHFRYFAGAIRAQEGSLGEIDDDTVAYHFHEPLGVVGQIIPWNFPILMAVWKLAPALAAGNAVVLKPAEQTPASIHYLLSLIADLLPPGVVNVVNGFGVEAGKPLASSPRVAKVAFTGETTTGRLIMQYASENIKPVTLELGGKSPNIFFDDVSAHSDDFLDKALEGFTMFALNQGEVCTCPSRALIQQGHYSDFLAAAVSRTGAIKQGHPLDTDTMVGAQASNDQLEKILSYLDIGRQEGARVLTGGSRADLGGDLSGGYYVEPTIFEGDNSMRIFQEEIFGPVVSVTSFADLDDAVKIANDTLYGLGAGVWTRDMNTAYRAGRSIQAGRVWTNCYHAYPAHAAFGGYKQSGIGRENHKMMLEHYQQTKNLLVSYSTKKLGFF; this is encoded by the coding sequence ATGGCGCGCTACGACGCTCCCACCCACTGGCAGTCCCGCTACGACCACTTCATCGGCGGCGAGTACGTCAAGCCGCACGGCGGCCAGTACTTCGAGAACCCCACCCCGGTCACCGGCCAGACCTTCTGTGAGGTCGCCCGCGGCACCGCCGAGGACGTCGAGAAGGCCCTCGACGCCGCGCACGGCGCCGCCGACGCCTGGGGACGCACCTCGATCGCCGAGCGGTCGCTCATCCTCAACAAGATCGCCGACCGGATGCAGGACAACCTGGAATCCCTGGCCGTCGCCGAGACCTGGGAGAACGGCAAGCCGGTACGCGAGACCCTGGCCGCCGACATTCCCCTGGCCATCGACCACTTCCGCTACTTCGCGGGGGCGATCCGGGCCCAGGAGGGCTCGCTCGGCGAGATCGACGACGACACGGTGGCGTACCACTTCCACGAGCCGCTCGGCGTCGTCGGGCAGATCATCCCGTGGAACTTCCCGATCCTGATGGCCGTCTGGAAACTCGCCCCAGCGCTCGCCGCCGGCAACGCGGTGGTGCTCAAGCCCGCCGAACAGACCCCGGCGTCCATCCACTACCTGCTGTCGCTGATCGCCGACCTGCTGCCGCCGGGCGTGGTCAACGTGGTCAACGGCTTCGGCGTCGAGGCGGGCAAGCCGCTCGCGTCCTCGCCACGGGTGGCGAAGGTGGCGTTCACCGGCGAGACCACCACCGGGCGGCTGATCATGCAGTACGCCAGCGAGAACATCAAACCCGTCACCCTGGAACTGGGCGGCAAGAGCCCGAACATCTTCTTCGACGACGTCAGCGCTCACTCCGACGACTTCCTGGACAAGGCGCTCGAAGGCTTCACCATGTTCGCCCTCAACCAGGGTGAGGTCTGCACCTGCCCGTCCCGGGCGCTGATCCAGCAGGGCCACTACTCCGACTTCCTGGCGGCGGCGGTGTCCCGCACCGGCGCGATCAAGCAGGGCCACCCGCTGGACACCGACACGATGGTCGGCGCGCAGGCATCCAACGACCAGTTGGAGAAGATCCTGTCCTACCTGGACATCGGCCGGCAGGAGGGGGCTCGCGTGCTGACCGGCGGCTCCCGGGCGGACCTCGGCGGGGACCTGTCGGGCGGCTACTACGTCGAGCCGACGATCTTCGAGGGCGACAACTCCATGCGGATCTTCCAGGAGGAGATCTTCGGCCCGGTCGTCTCGGTGACCTCCTTCGCCGACCTCGACGACGCCGTGAAGATCGCCAACGACACGCTGTACGGCCTCGGCGCTGGCGTGTGGACCCGGGACATGAACACCGCGTACCGGGCGGGTCGGTCCATCCAGGCCGGGCGGGTCTGGACCAACTGCTACCACGCCTACCCGGCCCACGCCGCGTTCGGCGGGTACAAGCAGTCCGGCATCGGCCGGGAGAACCACAAGATGATGCTGGAGCACTACCAACAGACCAAGAACCTGCTGGTCAGCTACTCCACCAAGAAGCTCGGCTTCTTCTGA
- a CDS encoding DUF779 domain-containing protein, which produces MGAVSDGAAAPGSPGAAAPPPVTVTPAAAELIRSLWGRHGPLMFHQSGGCCDGSAPMCYPAGEFRTGGSDVLLASLEVDGVPEPVEFWMSKAQWDLWKHTRLTVDVVPGRGGGFSLEAPDGVRFLIRSHLAP; this is translated from the coding sequence ATGGGTGCCGTCTCCGACGGCGCCGCGGCGCCCGGTTCGCCGGGCGCCGCGGCGCCGCCGCCCGTGACGGTGACGCCCGCCGCGGCCGAGCTGATCCGGTCGCTGTGGGGGCGGCACGGGCCGCTGATGTTCCACCAGTCCGGCGGCTGCTGCGACGGCAGCGCCCCGATGTGCTATCCGGCCGGCGAGTTCCGCACCGGCGGCTCCGACGTCCTCCTGGCGTCTCTCGAGGTGGACGGTGTCCCCGAGCCCGTCGAGTTCTGGATGTCGAAGGCTCAGTGGGACCTCTGGAAACACACGAGGCTCACCGTCGACGTCGTCCCCGGCCGAGGCGGCGGCTTCTCCCTGGAAGCCCCCGACGGCGTGAGATTCCTGATCCGTTCCCACCTCGCCCCCTAA
- the speB gene encoding agmatinase, translated as MTRYGPMFGPDITFLGVPPCTIEEPVTYADADVVIVGAPFDGGTSHRPGTRFGPSAIRQACYLPHDGSRPSLAFRVDALRDLRVYDAGDVEMFSGDIERSLSALEEAVYAVASAGAIPIVLGGDHSIALPDATGVARQHGLGRVSLVHFDAHADTGDIEFGSLHGHGQPMRRLIESGAVRGDRFLQIGLRGYWPGPETLSWMAQQRMRSYEMTEVVARGLDECLSEAFEIATDECEGVFLSVDVDVVDPGMAPGTGTPEPGGLTSRQLLDAVRRVCYELPVVGVDVVEVAPPYDHADITAYLGNRVVLEALSAIARRRRDAAGGPPWNPRQPLLDAR; from the coding sequence GTGACCCGCTACGGCCCGATGTTCGGCCCCGACATCACGTTCCTCGGCGTGCCGCCCTGCACCATCGAGGAGCCGGTGACGTACGCGGACGCGGACGTCGTCATCGTCGGCGCGCCCTTCGACGGGGGCACCTCGCACCGGCCGGGCACCCGGTTCGGCCCGTCCGCCATCCGCCAGGCCTGCTACCTGCCGCACGACGGCTCCCGCCCGTCCCTCGCGTTCCGCGTCGACGCCCTGCGGGACCTCCGGGTGTACGACGCCGGCGATGTCGAGATGTTCTCCGGCGACATCGAGCGGTCCCTGAGCGCCCTGGAGGAGGCCGTGTATGCGGTCGCCTCCGCCGGGGCGATCCCGATCGTGCTCGGCGGCGACCACTCCATCGCCCTGCCCGACGCCACCGGCGTGGCCCGGCAGCACGGGCTCGGCCGGGTGTCGCTGGTGCACTTCGACGCACACGCCGACACCGGGGACATCGAGTTCGGCTCGCTGCACGGGCACGGCCAGCCGATGCGCCGGCTCATCGAGTCCGGCGCGGTACGCGGCGACCGCTTCCTCCAGATCGGCCTGCGCGGCTACTGGCCCGGCCCGGAGACGCTGTCGTGGATGGCGCAGCAGCGGATGCGGTCGTACGAGATGACCGAGGTGGTCGCCCGAGGGCTCGACGAGTGTCTGTCGGAGGCCTTCGAGATCGCCACCGACGAGTGCGAGGGCGTCTTCCTCTCCGTCGACGTGGACGTGGTCGACCCCGGCATGGCCCCCGGCACCGGCACCCCCGAGCCGGGCGGCCTCACCTCCCGCCAGCTCCTCGACGCCGTCCGCCGGGTCTGCTACGAGCTGCCGGTGGTGGGGGTCGACGTGGTCGAGGTGGCCCCGCCCTACGACCACGCCGACATCACCGCCTACCTCGGCAACCGGGTGGTCCTGGAGGCCCTGTCGGCGATCGCCCGCCGCCGCCGCGACGCCGCCGGCGGCCCACCCTGGAACCCGCGCCAACCCCTCCTCGACGCCCGCTGA
- a CDS encoding saccharopine dehydrogenase family protein, with the protein MRILLVGAGGVGSAAVAIAARRSFFETMVVADYDLGRASRAIAEHDGRFVAAQVDASSADAVAALCREHRITHVLNAVDPRFVMPIFDGAFAAGADYLDMAMSLSHPHPSRPHAETGVKLGDDQFAVAERWEAAGRLALCGIGIEPGLSDVFARYAADELFSEIDEIGVRDGANLTVDGYDFAPSFSIWTTIEECLNPPVIWEADRGWYTTPPFSEPEVFDFPEGIGPVECVNVEHEEVLLIPRWVKAKRVTFKYGLGDEFIEVLKTLHKLGLDSTAPVRVGGTSVSPRDVVAACLPDPATLGDRMRGKTCAGTYVTGTGVDGRPRKVYLYHVVDNGWSMKEYGHQAVVWQTAVNPVVALELLAAGAWSGAGVLGPEALPPVPFLDLLTGYGSPWGMEER; encoded by the coding sequence ATGCGCATCCTGCTCGTCGGCGCCGGCGGTGTCGGCTCCGCCGCCGTCGCCATCGCCGCCCGCCGCTCCTTCTTCGAGACCATGGTGGTCGCCGACTACGACCTGGGCCGCGCGTCCCGGGCGATCGCCGAGCACGACGGCCGCTTCGTCGCCGCCCAGGTCGACGCGTCGTCGGCGGACGCGGTCGCCGCGCTCTGCCGGGAGCACCGGATCACCCACGTGCTCAACGCGGTCGACCCACGCTTCGTCATGCCGATCTTCGACGGCGCGTTCGCCGCCGGCGCCGACTACCTGGACATGGCGATGTCCCTGTCCCACCCGCACCCGTCCCGGCCCCACGCGGAGACCGGGGTGAAGCTCGGCGACGACCAGTTCGCGGTCGCCGAGCGGTGGGAGGCCGCCGGCCGGCTGGCGCTCTGCGGCATCGGCATCGAGCCCGGCCTGTCGGACGTCTTCGCCCGCTACGCCGCGGATGAGCTGTTCAGCGAGATCGACGAGATCGGGGTCCGCGACGGCGCCAACCTCACCGTCGACGGGTACGACTTCGCGCCGTCCTTCTCCATCTGGACCACCATCGAGGAGTGCCTGAACCCGCCGGTGATCTGGGAGGCAGACCGGGGCTGGTACACCACGCCGCCGTTCAGCGAGCCGGAGGTCTTCGACTTCCCGGAGGGGATCGGCCCCGTCGAATGCGTCAACGTGGAGCACGAGGAGGTGCTGCTGATCCCGCGCTGGGTGAAGGCGAAGCGGGTCACCTTCAAGTACGGCCTCGGCGACGAGTTCATCGAGGTGCTGAAGACCCTGCACAAGCTGGGCCTGGACTCGACCGCTCCGGTCCGGGTGGGCGGCACTTCGGTGTCTCCGCGCGACGTGGTGGCCGCCTGCCTGCCCGACCCCGCCACCCTCGGCGACCGGATGCGCGGCAAGACCTGCGCCGGGACGTACGTCACCGGCACCGGCGTCGACGGCCGGCCGCGGAAGGTCTACCTCTACCACGTCGTCGACAACGGGTGGTCGATGAAGGAGTACGGCCACCAGGCGGTGGTCTGGCAGACGGCCGTCAACCCGGTCGTCGCCCTGGAACTGCTCGCCGCCGGTGCCTGGTCCGGCGCCGGGGTGCTCGGTCCGGAGGCGCTGCCGCCGGTGCCCTTCCTGGACCTGCTGACCGGCTACGGCTCGCCGTGGGGGATGGAGGAGCGGTGA
- a CDS encoding NAD(P)/FAD-dependent oxidoreductase, which yields MTLPHTGRALADAAPAPYWLDRPERPDPLPPLTGATTTDLLVVGGGYAGLWTALLAKRADPARDVLLVDAGTCGWAASGRNGGFCAASLTHGLANGVDRFPGEIDELERLGRENLDAIAATVAEHGIDCDFERAGELAVAVEPYQLAGLAEDAELARRYGHDVRLLDRDEVRAEVDSPTYLGGMWDRDRVAMLDPAKLAWGLRRACLDLGVRIHEHTRVTGLRRDGAALRLGTAGGADAAPGSVRARQVALATNAFPPLLRRLRAWLVPVYDYALTTEPLSVEQRKLIGWANRQGLADTGNQFHYYRITADGRILFGGYDAVYHYGNRIAPELEQRTATFAALAEHFFTTFPQLDGLRFSHRWGGVIDTCTRFCPFFGTAYEGRLAYTAGFTGLGVGASRFGARVMLDLLGGEETPLTRLGLVRSKPLPFPPEPFRATGINLTRWSLARADAREGRRNLWLRTLDRLGLGFDS from the coding sequence ATGACACTCCCGCATACCGGCCGGGCGCTGGCCGACGCGGCGCCCGCGCCGTACTGGCTCGACCGCCCGGAACGCCCCGACCCGCTGCCGCCGCTGACCGGCGCGACCACGACGGATCTTCTGGTGGTCGGCGGCGGGTACGCCGGGCTCTGGACCGCCCTGCTCGCCAAGCGGGCCGACCCGGCCCGCGACGTTCTCCTGGTCGACGCCGGGACCTGCGGCTGGGCGGCGTCCGGGCGCAACGGCGGGTTCTGCGCCGCCTCGCTCACCCACGGCCTGGCCAACGGCGTCGACCGCTTCCCCGGCGAGATCGACGAGCTGGAACGGCTCGGCCGGGAGAACCTGGACGCCATCGCCGCCACGGTCGCCGAGCACGGCATCGACTGCGACTTCGAACGCGCCGGCGAGCTGGCGGTGGCCGTCGAGCCGTACCAGCTCGCCGGGCTCGCCGAGGATGCCGAGCTGGCCCGCCGGTACGGCCACGACGTCCGCCTGCTCGACCGCGACGAGGTACGCGCCGAGGTGGACTCGCCGACGTACCTCGGCGGGATGTGGGACCGGGACCGGGTGGCGATGCTCGACCCGGCGAAGCTCGCCTGGGGGCTGCGCCGGGCCTGCCTGGACCTCGGCGTGCGGATCCACGAGCACACCCGGGTCACCGGCCTGCGCCGCGACGGCGCGGCGCTGCGGCTAGGCACGGCGGGTGGCGCCGACGCCGCCCCGGGGAGCGTCCGCGCCCGGCAGGTCGCGCTCGCCACCAACGCGTTCCCGCCGCTGCTGCGCCGGCTGCGGGCCTGGCTGGTCCCGGTGTACGACTACGCGCTGACGACCGAGCCGCTGTCGGTGGAACAGCGCAAGCTGATCGGCTGGGCCAACCGGCAGGGGCTCGCCGACACCGGCAACCAGTTCCACTACTACCGGATCACCGCCGACGGCCGGATCCTCTTCGGCGGGTACGACGCGGTCTACCACTACGGCAACCGGATCGCCCCCGAGCTGGAACAGCGGACCGCCACCTTCGCCGCCCTCGCCGAGCACTTCTTCACCACGTTCCCGCAGCTCGACGGCCTCCGGTTCAGCCACCGCTGGGGCGGGGTCATCGACACCTGCACCCGGTTCTGCCCGTTCTTCGGCACCGCCTACGAGGGGCGGCTGGCGTACACCGCCGGGTTCACCGGGCTGGGCGTCGGGGCGAGCCGGTTCGGCGCCCGGGTGATGCTCGACCTGCTCGGCGGCGAGGAGACCCCGCTGACCCGGCTCGGCCTGGTGCGCAGCAAACCGCTGCCGTTCCCGCCGGAGCCGTTCCGGGCCACCGGCATCAATCTCACCCGCTGGTCACTCGCCCGCGCGGACGCGCGCGAGGGCCGGCGCAACCTCTGGCTCCGTACGCTCGATCGTCTTGGTTTGGGGTTCGATTCCTGA